The following are encoded together in the Diabrotica undecimpunctata isolate CICGRU chromosome 7, icDiaUnde3, whole genome shotgun sequence genome:
- the LOC140445112 gene encoding mitochondrial fission process protein 1, whose translation MDEIQEELSKELDLYRDTSVRYLGYANEVGEAFRSIIGSKWVNFSYAVATLYVLADTTDKSIAVYKTAINEKNHTKKVVYTTADTLIWQLMASVAIPGFTINRVCALSNYLLKKSEKIPSSNRKWLVTGIGLFTIPFIIKPIDKFVDVTMDNSLRKYQPE comes from the exons ATGGATGAAATTCAAGAAGAGCTATCAAAAGAATTAGATTTATATAGGGATACTTCAGTTAGATATCTAG GTTACGCGAATGAAGTAGGAGAAGCATTCAGATCAATAATCGGTAGCAAATGGGTAAACTTTTCATACGCCGTAGCCACTTTGTACGTTTTGGCTGATACAACCGATAAAAGTATAGCAGTTTATAAG ACTGCGATAAATGAAAAGAACCATACCAAAAAAGTGGTTTACACAACTGCAGATACTCTCATTTGGCAGTTAATGGCTTCTGTGGCAATTCCTGGATTCACAATAAATAGGGTTTGTGCATTATCCaattatttgttgaaaaaaagtGAGAAAATTCCTTCCTCTAACAGAAAATGGCTGGTCACGGGTATTGGATTGTTCACTATACCATTTATAATCAAACCTATCGATAAGTTTGTAGACGTGACGATGGATAACAGTCTTAGAAAGTATCAACCTGAATAG